One Bacillus amyloliquefaciens DSM 7 = ATCC 23350 DNA window includes the following coding sequences:
- the rlmD gene encoding 23S rRNA (uracil(1939)-C(5))-methyltransferase RlmD, whose protein sequence is MKMKPPVEKNEYYDVTFEDLTHEGAGVAKIQGFPIFVPNALPEEKAQIKVTRVKKGFAFGRLIELKEESPHRTDAPCPIYKQCGGCQLQHMTYEGQLLFKQKQVKDVLERIGKLDLSSVIVHPTLGMEDPWNYRNKAQVPVGEREGGLVAGFYQQRSHDIIDMSACLIQQSKNDEAVQAVKDICANYGVKAYNEERHKGWLRHIMVRYGVVTGEMMIVFITRTSDFPHKAKIIEDITAQFPHVKSIVQNINPNKTNVIFGNETSVIWGEEYIYDLIGDVKFAISARSFYQVNPEQTKVLYDKALEYAELQGKETVIDAYCGIGTISLFLAKQAKKVYGVEIVPEAIEDAKRNAELNGITNAEFAVGEAETVIPKWYEEGITADTLVVDPPRKGCDEALLRTIIEMKPKRVVYVSCNPGTLARDLRVLEDGGYQTLEVQPVDMFPHTNHVECVAKLELK, encoded by the coding sequence ATGAAAATGAAACCCCCGGTAGAAAAAAATGAATACTATGACGTGACATTTGAGGATTTGACGCACGAAGGAGCGGGGGTCGCAAAGATTCAGGGCTTCCCGATCTTCGTGCCGAACGCCCTGCCCGAGGAAAAAGCGCAAATCAAAGTGACACGCGTCAAAAAAGGCTTCGCTTTCGGCCGCTTGATTGAGCTGAAGGAAGAAAGCCCGCACAGAACGGATGCCCCGTGCCCGATCTACAAGCAATGCGGAGGCTGCCAGCTTCAGCACATGACCTACGAGGGCCAGCTCTTGTTTAAACAGAAACAAGTCAAAGACGTTTTAGAACGGATCGGCAAGCTGGATCTGTCCAGTGTTATCGTGCACCCGACACTCGGCATGGAAGACCCGTGGAACTACAGAAACAAAGCGCAGGTGCCGGTAGGAGAAAGAGAAGGCGGACTCGTCGCCGGATTTTATCAGCAAAGAAGCCATGACATCATCGACATGAGCGCCTGCCTGATTCAGCAATCTAAAAACGACGAAGCCGTCCAAGCGGTCAAAGACATTTGCGCAAATTATGGCGTCAAAGCCTACAATGAAGAACGCCACAAAGGCTGGCTCCGCCATATCATGGTGAGATACGGCGTCGTCACAGGCGAAATGATGATCGTCTTCATCACAAGAACAAGCGATTTTCCGCACAAAGCGAAGATCATCGAAGACATCACGGCGCAATTTCCGCACGTCAAATCAATCGTGCAAAACATCAACCCAAACAAAACAAACGTGATCTTCGGAAACGAAACAAGCGTCATCTGGGGCGAAGAATACATCTACGACCTCATCGGAGACGTCAAATTCGCCATCTCCGCCAGATCGTTCTATCAGGTCAACCCGGAACAGACAAAAGTGCTCTACGACAAAGCGCTTGAGTACGCAGAGCTTCAAGGCAAAGAAACCGTCATCGACGCCTACTGCGGCATCGGAACCATTTCTCTTTTCTTGGCGAAGCAGGCGAAAAAAGTATACGGCGTCGAAATCGTGCCGGAAGCCATCGAGGATGCGAAACGCAACGCTGAGCTGAACGGTATCACAAACGCGGAATTCGCAGTCGGAGAAGCAGAAACCGTGATTCCAAAGTGGTACGAAGAAGGCATCACGGCCGACACCCTTGTCGTCGACCCGCCAAGAAAAGGCTGCGACGAAGCCCTCCTGCGGACGATCATCGAGATGAAACCGAAGCGGGTGGTGTACGTGTCATGTAATCCTGGCACGCTTGCAAGAGACCTGCGGGTGCTTGAGGATGGCGGATATCAGACCCTCGAAGTGCAGCCGGTGGATATGTTCCCGCATACGAATC